Below is a window of Pyrenophora tritici-repentis strain M4 chromosome Unknown M4_contig_00045, whole genome shotgun sequence DNA.
GGCGATAAAGACCGCAGGCCTataacgccgccgccatgTATCCGCCTCATCGTCTATGACCGGATTACGGGGCGAGAGCTGGACTTCAACGACATCGACAGCACCTACTTTGTCCTCATGGTGGACCTCTGGAACCAGGAAGGTACCGCCGCTGTCAACCTAGTGCGGCATTCCAGCGCAGCTCCCacagtcagcatcagcagtagcacaacgacctcgtatccgccgccgccagaCCGGCAGTACGTAACAACAGCCATTCCGCAGTACGATCCACCGTACAGAATGACGACGCACATGCCGTCATATTCGCATGGCCCCGTAATGGGGTACCCGTACCCGCAGCCTGGACCGCCGGCTAGCTATCCGGCGTACGCCCAAACTTACGGCCAACCACCCCAGGCACCCATAATGCCCCCGCACCCATGAGTTCAAACCACACGCGCAATCTTATCGGCATGAATGCCGTCAACGCTTGTCGTCTCAACGACCTCGACGGCAAAGCCGGCTTCTGGTTCGTGCTGCAGGATCTGAGCGTCCGGACAGAGGGCACCTTTCGACTCAAGCTCAGCCTCTTCGACATTGGCAGCGGCACAAACACGGTGGTGCCCGAGAGTCAGGGCCCCACACACGGTAAAGGTCCTTGCCTTGCACACAGCTTCTCAGAGCAGTTTACAGTCTACTCTGCCAAGAAGTTCCCAGGTGTAATTGAGAGCACACCGCTCAGTAAGTGCTTTGCACAGCAGGGTATCAAGATACCGATACGGAAGGATGCACCAAAAGAAATAGTCAACGCAAACGAATATGAGGCGGATGATTAGAAATTAGACTACTTTTGGGTTTCATCCTTTTCTTCCGGAATCGAGCATAAATAAAGTCACAGATGGTGTCTCCTCTCGTATCCTGCTGCCCGCAACCCACTGCCCTCCCTCTGCCCACGCCCTCACCTGCGCCAAAAGAGACTGCAAACCGGCTACTATTTCAAATTAGTAGACTTGTTAATAATTCATTAATcaacatgattgattcctgtataggttgaaaaagacttactttattaggcagcctttaacctagatggGAATTAATAATGCTAATCCAATtaattgttgacaagtctgcagATTAGGATCCCAAGTAGCCGGCCGCCGTCTATTAGGCCCAGGTACCCCCGCTAGAGTCTAGACACAACGTTGGGCCCAGCTTCTACTCTCCACGACCCCATGGGCCGTTCCAACTGCAGTAAAGCAGTTGATACGATGCCCTCTGACCCCCAGAAGTTGCCTAGTAAATGGGCCGCCTCCAATTTGTGCCAAAGGCGCGAGCAAGAGCGCAGTGCCAACGGCACCCGCCCTCTACAGGCGCCCCAGCGGTTGCCGAAGCCAGGGCAGCAAGTCCACAAGGGGTGAGCTTGCCAATTGCTGCCCGTCAAACAGCGTGTACAAGTATGAAACCGAGTAATGGTCGCCCCGGCATGGCGCTGTAAACAGCCCCAAAACCGCAGCTCCCCAAGCCCATGGCCAGCCAAGCAGCGGGAAACGGTGCCGCATCTAACAAGCAGCCTACACCCGTTGCCGCCGACCATGGGCGAAAATGGTGCAACCCTCGCCGCCTTGGAGCAGCCAGCAGTTGCGTTGCCCTTGTCGGAGCACAATTCAAAGGCCCTCAGTCCAGAACGAGTGGGATTTATACAGCATACGCTGCACTCAGTCCCCCGAATGGCTTTCAAAAAGCCAACCCCACGCCCAAAGCTACAACGACCTCCCACCTGTACGATTGCCCTCTGGCAGGCAATCGTTGCGGCGGGCGCCCCTGTCGCCCAAGCGCCGAATACAAGTCTGAGCACTCGTACCCAGCGACCAGTGTCAATGGCCCTCCTTAAACTGCCGTGGGTTTGCAAACCGCCGGCCGGCAACGAACTTTTCAGATCGCCGAGGTCTGTATAAATACAAAAGCGAgcagacatgcgcagcgccctacaagcctaaacgccgaagaaaacaacagcagctgtagtgcgcccACAACGACTACCCCGAGCCGGCCTGCGCAccgccctacaagcctaaacgccgaagaaaacaacggcagctgtagtgcgcccGCAACGACAACCGACTCTCCGGCCCACGGATCCTTTGCCACTGTACTCCAATTGCCCACATCAAGGACCAACGGGCGGGCTTTACCAGCAAAAGTTGCCGTCTCAATGCCCAAAGTGCGTGTAGCACACGCCCCGACataggctatatagcctacTAAGCGCGCTATATTTTAATTTTACAAGCAATAGTAGCGGCCAGCGTCAATACAGCCCAGTCACCCATATAGAGTCTGAGTACTCCAAGTGGGCTCCTTATAGTATATAGGAACCCCTATTGCTCGGCGGTTATaggtttgcagatccccggccggaaacgacgtcaAAGGTCGTCAATTTTATATGTGAgatcgcgtagacatgcgcagcgccatacaaaccaaatgctagattcaacgagatagcttttTTAACCTTGTAACCTTGGAAACTCAAACCTAATCGCTTTCAAAGTAAGTTTTTATTGGTTTCTAGTTAGATTTGTATTAGACAAACTAGTAACTAAGACTGTATACTTTACTTTATAGTACTATTCTCTAGAAACCTCTACAAAGTAAAGTATTCTCTTATACTTTAAATACTATAGTAGATAATTATTAGTATCTTTGTTAGTCATAGTTTATAAAATAAATACCTTAAACTATCTATTATACTTTTTTTAATATAGTATTCTTATAATCTCTAGTAAGTCATAAATAGACTTTTAGACTAGTATAGTTTTAGATAACTCGAACTATATATAGAAATATAGGAATAAAAAGTTATACTTAAAGAACAGTATTTACAACTATAAAGTTTTATTATAATATAAGATAAAATAAAAGCTATCTACAATAACGTTAGAGAAGTAAAAGTACTACCTAAATATTGTATATATATCTCAGATACTATACTAGTATATATAGAAAGAGTAATTTAGTATAGAACTTTGTAAGCTAGACTACTAAGTAAAGATAACTTTATAAAAATATAAAATAACTATAAGATAGGTACTATATATAAAGACATAGTTTAGATAAATAAGCTTAATTTAAGTATAGAGAGAATAGTAGATAGTCTCTCTAGTAAGAGAAAAGGCCTACTCTATATAGTAtaagagaagagagaaaaacTAGGTTTAAAAGAGCTAGCGCTAAGTCTAGATAAAACTAAAAAAAAGGTAAAAAGAGTTTTATTCTAGTAGTAATAAAAATAAATTATCTTTATCTAAATAACTATATATAGCTAGTAGATTATAGCTAGTAGTCTTTAATTAAGTAAAAAAATAAGTAAGAATAAactaagcttagtaataGCTAGATTTTATATTTAAATAAGTAAACTTAATTTAAAACTAGAGAAAATAGTACTTGGACTATCTAGTAAGATAGATAAGCTACTCTATATAAATCTACCTCATAAAACTTGTATAATAAAAAGTAAAAGactacgactagtaacttgtgTAATGTAAGCAAGAGAGAATATTAAAAcctacgactagtaacttgtaCTTTACACGACAAACCAAACATGGAGCAGCTTTGCCACATCAAAGGCACAATCGCGAGACAACTAGAGGCATAGGTTTTTCAAACTACCTTGTTAGTGCCAGCACAGAGTGCCATAGTCGACTATATAGCATTTAAAAATTCGGCGGTATACGCCTAATACAGTTCAACAACATGGGCAACTTGTCAAAATTACAGTAGGCAACAGTCGGCCAATTCAAAAGGCCAAAACACCAGTCTCCCCTTCTAAGGCTGCAGCGTGGGCTGCTCATCCATAAACGGGGAGGGTATTTATCCCAATTTCAACCAAGCTAGCGACGGGCTTACGCTCAATAGCTCGTAACAACAAGGCTACTCGACTACTTACACGACCCGGCTAGACAACTAAGTCGTCTGCAAAGGATTCAATCCTGCGCACTGTACAATTGCAATACGCCGGCGAACAGCCCCAACTTCAATGGGACTGCCAACGCCGGCCTGGTAAGGTTCTGGGCCAAAGGCCTATTCGTATCCGACTGGTGCAGGCGGAAATCACCCCGTTCTGGCATGGATTCTGACTTAGAGGCGTTCAGCCATAATCCAGCAGATGGTAGCTTCGCGGCAATGCCTGGTCAGACAGCCGCAAAAACCAATTATCTGAAACCGCGGTTCCTCTCGTACTAAGCGGTATTACCATTGGGGCAAGGTCATCAGTAGGGTAAAACTAACCTGTCTCACGACGGTCTAAACCCAGCTCACGTTCCCTATTAGTGGGTGAACAATCCAACGCTTACCGAATTCTGCTTCGGTATGATAGGAAGAGCCGACATCGAAGGATCAAAAAGCAACGTCGCTATGAACGCTTGGCTGCCACAAGCCAGTTATCCCTGTGGTAACTTTTCTGGCACCTCTAGCCTCAAATTTCGAGGGACTAAAGGATCGATAGGCCACACTTTCATGGTTTGTATTCACACTGAAAATCAAAATCAAGGGGACTTTTGCCCTTTTGCTCTACTGGAGATTTCTGTTCTCCATGAGTCCCCCTTAGGACACCTGCGTTATGGTTTAACAGATGTGCCGCCCCAGCCAAACTCCCCACCTGACAATGTCTTCAACCCGGATCGGCCCACGAAGGACCTTAACGCTAGAAGTTGGGCGGTAAAACCCAGCTCCGCTTCATCGAATAAGTAAAAAAACAATAAGGGTAGTGGTATTTCACTGGCGCCGAAGCTCCCACCTATCCTACACCCCCTATGTCTTTTCACAATGTCAAATTAGAGTCAAGCTCAACAGGGTCTTCTTTCCCCGCTGATTTGGCCAAGCCCGTTCCCTTGGCTGTGGTTTCGCTAGATAGTAGATAGGGACAGTGGGAATCTCGTTAATCCATTCATGCGCGTCACTAATTAGATGACGAGGCATTTGGCTACCTTAAGAGAGTCATAGTTACTCCCGCCGTTTACCCGCGCTTGGTCGAATCTCTTCGCTTTGACATTCAGAGCACTGGGCAGAAATCACATTGCGTCAACACCACTTTCTGGCCATCGCAATGCTATGTTTTAATTAGACAGTCAGATTCCCCTTGTCCGTACCAGTTCTAAGTTGGTTGTTAAACGTGCGCCGGACGGCCGAAGCCTGCCAAGGGTGTCTGCACCCCAGCGCTGGAGGGCGCCCACCTTGCGGTTAGTGCTCTCCTGCGCCAGAGGCTTCTCCCCAAGGCCCAACGCACCCAACCCTTAGAGCCAATCCTTTTCCCGAAGTTACGGATCTATTTTGCCGACTTCCCTTATCTACATTGTTCTATcaactagaggctgttcaCCTTGGAGACCTGCTGCGGTTATGAGTACGACCTGGCGTGAAAACTATTTCTTCAAGCGGATTTTCAAGGCTCGTCGGGAGCGCACCAAACGCCGCAAAAGTGCAGCGCTCTTCCGGCCATTGAACCCTAGCTCCGGACAAACCGATTTCAGGGTGACAGACCGTtaagaagaaaagagaacTCTTCTTGGGGCTCCCGCCAAGGTCTCCGCTCTCAGTTGCGTTGCCGCGGAGAATCCACATCCAGATGCCGGAATTTTAACCGGCTTCCCTTTCGAGGGCGCGGCGCAAGCGCCGACATTAAAACGGAATTACCCTATCTCTTAGGATCGATTGACCCGTGTCCAACTGCTGTTCACACGGAACCTTTCCCCACTTCAGTCCTCAAAGTTCTCATTTGAGTATTTGCTACTACCACCAAGATCTGCACTAGAGGCCGTTCTACCCAGGGTCACCCCTAGGGCTTCGTCACGAGCCTCCACGCCTGCCTACTCGCCGGGGCGTAAATTTTGCCCCGGCGGAGGGGTATAAGTAACACGCTTGAGCGCCATCCATTTTCAGGGCTAGTTCATTCGGCAGGTGAGTTGTTACACACTCCTTAGCGGATTCCGACTTCCATGGCCACCGTCCTGCTGTCTAGATGAACCAACACCTTTTGTGGTGTCTGATGAGCGTATATTCCGGCACTTTAACCCCTCGTTCGGTTCATCCCGCATCGCCAGTTCTGCTTACCAAAAATGGCCCACTAATAACGTTTCATTCAAATGTGTACGTTCAATTAAGCAACAAACACTTCTTACATATTTAAAGTTTGAGAATAGGTGAAGGTTGTTTCAACCCCCAGGCCTCTAATCATTCGCTTTACCTCATAAAACTGAATACGTTACTGCTATCCTGAGGGAAACTTCGGCAGGAACCAGCTACTAGATAGTTCGATTAGTCTTTCGCCCCTATGCCCAAATTTGACGATCGATTTGCACGTCAGAACCGCTGCGAGCCTCCACCAGAGTTTCCTCTGGCTTCACCCTATTCAAGCATAGTTCACCATCTTTCGGGTCCCAACAGCCATGCTCTTACTCAAATCCTTCCGAAGACATCAGGATCGGTCGATGGTGCACCCTTGCGGGTTCCCACCTCCGTTCACTTTCATTACGCGTTCGGGCTTGACACCCAAACACTCGCATAGATGTTAGACTCCTTGGTCCGTGTTTCAAGACGGGCCGCTTACAGCCATTACGCCAGCATCCTAGCATAAATGCGCGGACCTCAGTCCAGGCTGGTGGTATGTCGCCTCCCCTATAAGGCCTCCCCGAAGAGAGGTACGTGACAGAGACCTTTATCCCACCGCCCAAACTGATGCTGGCCTGCCTGCAGAAGAATGCACCGGGCACAGAGGCCCGGGTGAGCAACTGCAAGCAAGTCTGGCTGCAAGCGCTTCCCTTTCAACAATTTCACGTGCTGTTTGACTCTCTTTCCAAAGTGCTTTTCATCTTTCGATCACTCTACTTGTGCGCTATCGGTCTCTGGCCAGTATTTAGCTTTAGAAGAAATTTACCTCCCATTTAGAGCTGCATTCCCAAACAACTCGACTCGTCGAAGGGGCTTTACACGGCAATAGCTAGCGACCACGTACGGGATTCTCACCCTCTGTGACGTCCTGTTCCAAGGAACTTGGACCGCTGCCAAAGCCAAAGCGCCCTCTGCAAATTACAACTCGGACTCTAAAAGAGCCAGATTTCAAATTTgagctgttgccgcttcaCTCGCCGTTACTAGGGCAATCCCTGTTGGTTTCTTTTCCTCCGCTTATTGATATGCTTAAGTTCAGCGGGTATCCCTACCTGATCCGAGGTCAAAAGGTTGAAAGAAGCTTCATGGACGCGCGACCGCGGCTGGACAAGAGCGCAAATAATGTGCTGCGCTCCGAAACCAGTAGGCCGGCTGCCAATGATTTTAAGGCGAGTCTCGGGAGAGAGACAAGACGCCCAACACCAAGCAAAGCTTGAGGGTACAAATGACGCTCGAACAGGCATGCCCTTTGGAATACCAAAGGGCGCAATGTGCGTTCAAAGATTCGATGATTCACTGAATTCTGCAATTCACACTACTTATCGCATTTCGCTGCGTTCTTCATCGATGCCAGAACCAAGAGATCCGTTGTTGAAAGTTGTAATTGATTACATTTGTTTTGCTGACGCTGATTGCAACTGAAAAAAAGGTTTGAATAAGGTCCAATTGGCGGGCGGACCCGCCAAGGAAACAAGTAGTACGCAAAAAGACATGGGTGAATATGGCGCCAGACGGGCAAGGCAGCGAGGCCCTATCCCAGTCCGGCTTCATATTTGTGTAATGATCCCTCCGCAGGTTCACCTACGGAGACCTTGTTACGACTTTTACTTCCTCTAAATGACCGAGTTTGACCAACTTTCCGGCTTGGGGTGGTCGTTGCCAACCTCCCCGAGCCAGTCCGAAGGCCTCACTGAGCCATTCAATCGGTAGTAGCGACGGGCGGTGTGTACAAAGGTCAGGGACGTAATCAACGCATGCTGATGACACGCGCTTACTAGGCATTCCTCGTTGAAAAGCAATAATTGCAATGCTTTATCCCCAGCACGACAGAGTTTAACAAGATTACCCAGACCTTTCGGCCAAGGGAAAGAACTCGTTGGCTCTGTCAGTGTAGCGCGCGTGCGGCCCAGAATATCTAAGGGCATCACAGACCTGTTATTGCCTCAAACTTCCATCAACTTGAGTTGATAGTCTCTCTAAGAAGCCGGCGACCAGCCAAAGCTAGCCTGGCTATTTAGCAGAGTAAGGTCTCGCTCGTTATCGCAATTAAGCAGACAAGTCACCCACGAACTAAGAACGGCCATGCACCACCACCTGAAAAATCAAGAAAGAGCTCTCAATCTGTCAATCCTTATTTCATCTGAACCTGGTGAGTTTCCCCGTGTTGAGTCAAATTAAGCCGCAGGCTCCACGCCTGGTGGTGACCTTCCGTCAATTTCTTTAAGTTTCAGCCTTGCGACCATAATCCCCCAGAACCCAAAAACTTTGATTTCT
It encodes the following:
- a CDS encoding Velvet multi-domain protein translates to MAWNPHSRNNTGRPEVVPQDRLIGSARRYELKVEQQPIRARMCGFGDKDRRPITPPPCIRLIVYDRITGRELDFNDIDSTYFVLMVDLWNQEGTAAVNLVRHSSAAPTVSISSSTTTSYPPPPDRQYVTTAIPQYDPPYRMTTHMPSYSHGPVMGYPYPQPGPPASYPAYAQTYGQPPQAPIMPPHP